The DNA region ATCGGGCACACGCCGCTCGTCCGCCTGCAGAAGCTCACCGGTCCGGACGACGCGACCGTGCTCGTGAAGCTCGAGTACCTGAACCCCGGCGGCTCCATCAAGGACCGCATGGCGGTGCACATCCTCGAGAAGGCGGAGCGCTCCGGCCTGCTCCGGCCCGGCGGCACCATCGTCGAGAACACGAGCGGCAACACCGGCGTGGGCCTGGCCATGGCGGCGGCGGTGAAGGGGTACCGCTGCGTGTTCACCATGCCGGACAAGATGTCGAAGGAGAAGCAGGACACGCTGAAGGCGTTCGGCGCGAAGGTGATCGTGACGCCGACCAACGTGCCGGCCGACTCGCCCGACAGCTACTACTCGGTGGCGAAGCGCATCGCGGCGGAGACGCCCAACAGCTTCTACGTGAACCAGTACCACAGCCTCGACAACGTCGAGGCCCACTACCAGCTCACCGCCCCGGAGATCTGGGAGCAGACCGGCGGCCGCCTCGACGCGTTCGTGGCGGGCCTGGGCACCGGCGGGACCATGAGCGGCTGCGGGAAGTTCTTCAAGGAGAAGAACCCCGCCATCCTCAACGTCGGCGTGGACCCGATCGGCTCCGTGTACCACTCGATGTTCAAGACCGGGAAGCTCTCGCACCCCCACGTCTACAAGGTGGAGGGCATCGGCGAGGACATGATGTGCGGCGCCATGGACCTCTCGGTCCTCGACGACGTCCGCCAGGTGAACGACGCCGACTCCTTCGTGATGGCGCGGCGGCTCGCCCGCGAGGAGGGCGTCCTCGCCGGCGGCTCCTCCGGCGCGGCGGTGCACGTCGCGGTGAAGCTCGCGAAGGAGCTCGGCAAGGGCAAGGTGATCGTGGTGCCGCTGCCCGACGGCGGGCGCGCCTACATCTCGAAGTTCTACTCGGACGAGTGGATGCGCGACAACGGCTTCCCGGTGGGCGCGGGCGGCCCGGTGTCCGCGGCCACCGTGAAGGACGTGCTCGGCCGCCGCCGCGGCGAGGTCATCTCCGCGCGCAAGACCGACAAGGTCGAGGCGGTGGTGAAGAAGATGAAGGAGCACGACATCTCGCAGATGCCGGTGGTGGACGACACCGGCCGCGCCATCGGCATGATCCACGAGTACGACCTGCTCAACTTCCTCATCGAGGGGAAGCACCGCCTCACCGAGGTGGTCGAGCCGCTGGTGCAGCCGCTGCAGGGCGTGGTGGAGCCGGACACCGCCCTCGCCCGCCTGCGCGACATCTTCAACGACGACCACGTGGCGGTCGTGAAGGAGGGCGATCGGGTCACCGGCATCGTGACCAAGATCGACCTCATCGAGTTCCTGGCGCAGCGGCTCCGGTAGCCGCGCCGCCCCTCCCACGGAGCGACCATGGCCGACGCCGAGACGAAGCCCGGGTTCGACACCCTCGCCATCCACGCCGGCCAGGCGCCGGATCCGACCACCGGCGCGATCATGACGCCGGTGTACCTGTCCTCGACCTACGTGCAGGCCTCGCCGGGCGTGCACAAGGGGTTCGAGTACTCGCGCACCCGCAACCCGACCCGCGACGCGCTCCAGGGCTGCCTGGCGGCGCTGGAGGGCGGGCGGCACGCGCTCGCGTTCGCCTCGGGCCTGGCCGCCACCGACGCCATCCTCCACCTGCTGCAGTCGGGCGACCACGTGCTCGCCTCGGACGACGTGTACGGCGGCACCTTCCGCATCTTCGACAAGGTGTTCCGGCGCCACGGGCTGGAGTTCTCGTACGTGGACATGAGCGACCCGCGCAACGTGGAGCGCGGGCTGCGCCCGAACACGCGGCTGGTGTGGATCGAGAGCCCCACCAACCCGATGCTGAAGATCGTGGACCTCGCCGAGGTGGCGCGGATCGCGAGGACGCACGGGGCGCGCACGGTGGTGGACAACACCTTCGCCACCCCGTACTTCCAGCGGCCGCTCGAGCTCGGCATCGACCTCGTCGCCCACTCCACCACCAAGTACCTGAACGGCCACTCCGACGTGATCGGCGGGGCGGTGGTGACCTCCGACGACGCGCTGCACGAGCGGCTCGCGTTCCTGCAGAACGCGGTCGGCGGCGTGCCCGGGCCGCTCGACAGCTTCCTGGTGCTGCGCGGCCTGAAGACGCTGCACGTCCGCATGCAGCGCCACGCCGAGAACGCGCTGGCGCTGGCGCGCTTCCTCGACGGCCACCCGCAGGTGGAGCGGGTCACCTATCCGGGCCTGGCCTCGCACCCGCAGCACGCGCTCGCCGCCCGGCAGATGAAGGGCTTCGGCGGCATGCTCACGTTCGTGATCCGCGGCGGCCTGCCGGCGGCGCGCGCGTTCCTCGAGCACGTCCGGATCTTCGCGTGCGCCGAGTCGCTCGGGGGCGTGGAGAGCCTCATCGAGCACCCCGCGATCATGACCCACGCCTCGGTGCCGAAGGAGACGCGCGAGGCGCTCGGGATCGCGGACGGGTTCATCCGCGTGTCCGCCGGGATCGAGGCCGTGGACGACCTCCGCGAGGACCTCGAACGCGGCTTCGCCGCCGCGCGCCGCGCGTGACGGCGGCCCCGGTCCGTGCCACGCTCGCCGGCATGAGACCGCTCGCACTCGCCTGCCTCGCCGCCGTCCTCGCCGTCGTCGCGGCCCCGGCCGCCCGGGCCGACGACGACGGCCCCGACGCGCAGGTGCTGGCGCTCCGCGCCGGCGCCTGGCTCCCGGCCGGCCCGTCCATGGCCGGCCTCGATCCCGGCCCGGAGGGCGAGCTCACGCTCGGCCTCCGCCTGCTCCCCTGGCTCGGCGCGGAGATGGGCGCCGGCGTGGCCCGCCCGTCCTCCGCCGCCGCGGCGGTCCGCGACGCCGCCGGGGTCGAGCGCACGGTGGAGCCGCGGCTGTGGGACGTGCCGGTCGGCGGCGGGCTCCGCGCGTTCCTGCCGGTGGGCCCGGTGGAGCTCTCGGCCGCGGCCGGCGTCGCGGTGCACTTCCTGAGCGCGGAGCGCGACGTGGCCAGCAGCGCCACCACCGCGGTCGCGAGCGAGAAGGAGGAGGACGCGTCGCTCGGCGGCTGGGGCGCGCTCGCGGCCATGGTGAAGGTGGCGCGCCACACCTCGCTCGGCGTGGAGGGGCGCTTCACCGTGCTGCGGCCGCACCTGTTCGGCGAGCGGCAGCGCCTCGACGCGTTCGCGGCCGGGCTGCGGATCGCGCAGGGGTTCTGAGGCCGCCCGCGGTCAGCGCTCCTCGGGCGGGCGCAGCGCGCGGAAGCGCCGCCAGAGCAGCAGGTCGTAGAGGACCTTGAGGCCGCCCGCGAGCAGGAACGGGACGCTCGCCAGCGCGCCGGCGCCGGCGTAGAGCGGGCCCGCCAGCGCCGGCGCGAGCGCCGAGCCCACCGTGCGCGCGATGCCGGTCACCCCGGCCGCGGCGGAGCGCTCGTCGGGATCCACCACCGCGACCGTGTAGGACTGGCGCGTCGGGACGTCCATCTGCGAGATGGAGAAGCGCAGCAGCAGCACGCCGATGGCGAGCGGCAGCGTGGGCATGAGCGGCACCAGCGCCAGCAGCAGGTTCGAGGGCAGGTGCGTCGCCACCATGGTGTTCACGAGGCCGATGCGCCGCGCGATGGCCGAGGCGGACAGCGCCGAGATCCCGGCGAGCACGTTCGCCCCGAAGAAGATCGCGCCGATGGTGGCCGGGCTGGCGCCGAAGCGGCGGTGGAACCACCACGCCACGAAGCTCTGCACCACCAGGCCGCCCGCGAACGCGTCCAGCGAGAACAGCGCGGAGAGCTCCAGCACGGTGCGGCGGGAGCGGTGCAGCCCGAGGAACGCGGCGCGCGGCGAGGCCGCGGAGCGCGGGGCGGTCTCGACGCGCGGGGTGAGCCGCAGGAACGCCGCCGCGAGCACCAGGCCGAGCGCCCCGTACAGCGCGGTGACGGCGCGGTAGGAGGCGAGCGGGGCGAGGCCGCGGCGCTGCAGCGCGCCGGCGAGCGCGCCGCCGGCGAGCGCGCCCAGCGCGGTCGCCAGCGCGCCGGCCAGCTGGTACCAGGCGAACGTCGCGGTGCGCCGCTGCGAGGGCACCGCCTCCGTGAGCGCCGCCAGCTCGATGGCGAGGAACGGCCCCACCTCGTTGCCGGACGGGCTCATCACGCCGACGGTGGCCGCGAGGAGCAGCAGCGGGAACGCGGTGGTGGCGGAGAACGCGGCGCCGGCGAGCACCATGAGGAGCGCGCCGAGCACGAGCATGCGGCGGCGGCCGATCCGGTCGGCGCGCGTCGTGATCCACAGCGAGAGCGCGGTGTCGCCGAGCAGCGTGAGCGTGAGCAGCGCGCCGATGCGCGGCTGGTCGAGCCCGGCCGCCTCGAGGTGCAGCACCAGCACCACCGAGAGCAGGCCGTACGCGAACAGCCGGACGGCCCGGGTGGCGAACAGGGTCGCGACGTCGCGGGCGGGCCGGCTCACGGGCGGTCCGGGGCCGGAGGGGCGCCGGCGCGCTCCGGGGTCCGCGCCGCGAGCGCGAGGCGCGGGAAGCGCAGGCCCACGGCGAAGGCCGCGCCGGCGATCACCGCCACCGCCGCGAAGATCCTGCCCATGGCGCCCTGCAGCGCCCCCGCGAGCGGCGCGAGCACGCCCGCGTCGATCGACGCCCGCTCCGGCCCGAGCAGGCGCGAGACCAGCGCCCCGTCGGCGCCGCCGCTCGCGAGCGCGTGCGCGAGCACGCCGCCGAGCACGCCCACCGAGAGCGTGCCGCCGATGGTGCGGAAGAACATGGTGGTGGCGGTCGCGACGCCGCGCCGGTTCCAGGGCACGCTGGCCTGCACCGCGATGACGAGCGGCGTGGAGGCCAGGCCCATGCCGGCGCCGTACGCGAACGCGAGCGCCTGGGGCACGAGGAGCGGCACGCCCGGGCGGAGCAGCAGCGCCAGCGCCCCGGCGGCGACCGCGGTGAGGCCCATGCCGGCGCGGACCAGCGCGCGGTAGCCGGTGCGCGGGAGGAGCCGCCCGGACAGCGCGCTGCAGATGGGCCACCCCACCGCCATGGGCGCGATGGCGCTGCCCGCCTGCGTGGGCGTCCCGCCGAGCACGCTCTGGACCCACAGCGGCACGAACGTGACCATGCCCAGCATCGCCGCGCCGAGCAGCGCATTCGCCGCCGACGACACGGCGATGACCCGGTCGCGGAACAGGTCGAGCGGGAGGAGCGGCTCCGGCGCCCGCCGCTCCACCGCCAGGAACGCCGCCAGCGCGACGGCGCCGAGCGGCAGCGCCAGCAGCCCGGTGGCGGGCGAGCGCACCGCGAGCAGCGCGGAGACCACCGCGATCGAGAGCAGCGCCGCCCCGGCGACGTCGAGCCGGTGGGCGTGGCGCTCGGGCCGCTCGTGGTAGACGAGCGCCAGCACCAGCGCCGAGCCGAGGCCGAACGGCACGTTCAGCCAGAAGACCCAGCGCCAGGAGGCGAGGTGCACGATCGCGCCGCCGAGCAGCGGCCCGACCAGGCCGGCGAGCCCCCAGACCGCGCCGAACACCCCCTGGATGCGCGCGCGCTCCTCCGGCTCGAACAGGTCGCCGGCGATGGTGAGCGTGACGGGCTGGATCGCGCCGGCGCCCAGGCCCTGCAGCGCCCGCGCGGCCACCAGCGCCTCCATCGACCGGGCCATCCCGCAGGCGATCGAGCTCGCCACGAACAGCGCGAGCCCGAACAGCATCACCACCTTGCGGCCCTTCAGGTCGGCGAGCTTGCCGTAGATGGGCACGCTCACCGTGGCGGTGAGCATGTAGGCGGCGAAGGCCCAGGCGTACAGCGCCAGCCCACCCAGCTCCCCCACCACCGACGGCATGGCGGTCGAGACGACCGTCATCTCCATCGCGGCGAGGAACATCCCGAGGAGCAGGGCGACGACGGTGAGTCCGCGGTGGGTCCGGCGCATGGTCGTCCGCGCGTTTAGCGCAGGCGATCCGCCCGGTCAACGCGGAGCGCAGGCCGGGCACGCCCGCCGAAGGGAGGGCGGTCCCGGCCTGCGTGCGGCGGGGCTCAGCGCTGCGACGGCGCGGGGACGGGGGCGCCCCGCAGGCCGGCCTTCCGCATGATGATCTCGGCCGGGCAGAAGCCGGTGAAGCCGCTCTGGAACAGGTTCGCGCCCACGAAGACGGTGAGCCAGAGCCAGCTCGCGTTCACGAACAGCGGGCTGGCCTGGGCGCCCAGCAGGAGCGAGACGAGGACGAAGGTCCCGGCGAGGATGCGGACACCGCGTTCGGCGGTCATGACGTGTCTCCTTCGGGGGCGTGCGGCGCCCCTCATTGCAGGCGTGAGAGGCCGGGAACGCCGGGAAGGGTTCGCGGTAGAGTGCGCGCCCATGTCCCTCGCCGCCGCGACCCTGGTCGCCCTCGCCATGACCGCCGCCCCGAAGCCCCCGCCCGCCCTCGCCCGCGCCGTCGAGCGCTGCACCGCCGCCCTGGTCGCGAAGCACGGCGAGCCCGAGCGGGATCGCGCCGCCCGCGGCGCCGCCCAGGCCGCCGCCTTCTGGCGTCCCGCCGACGGCGACGCGAAGGCCTTCGAGGCGCTGTGCGTGGAGCAGTTCCGCCCGCGCGGGAGCGATCTCGACCAGACGTTCAAGCGCTTCGAGGCGAGCTTCGAGGCGCTCGACGGGAACGGCCTGGAGATCGCCCGGACGCTCTCCTCGTTCGCGCAGCTCGACGTCGGGCCCATGCAGCCGGTGGACGGGCTGCTGGCCGCGTACGACCCCTCGGCGCACGTGGTGGACGACCTGTTCGACGGGAAGATCGCGTTCGCGGCGCTGCTCAACTTCCCGCTCACCACGCTCGACGAGCGGCTCCGCCAGGGCGAGGGCTGGTCGCGGCGCCAGTGGGCCGAGGCGCGGCTCGCGAACCGCTTCGCGCGCCGCGTGCCCGCCGCGGTGAACCGCGAGATCGCGAAGGCCGGCGCGGACGCCGACCTCTACATCGCCGACTACAACGTCTACGTGCACCACCTGGTGGACGACCAGGGGGCGCGCCTCTTCCCGAAGGGCAAGCGGCTGCTCTCGCACTGGAACCTGCGCGACGAGCTGAAGGCGCAGTACGCCGACCCGCAGGGCCTCGCGCGGCAGCGCGCCATCGCCAAGGTGATGGAGCGGATCGTGACGCAGACCATCCCGGCCGCGGTGGTGAACGACCCGACCGCCGACTGGAACCCGTGGACCAACGCGGTGCGCCCGGCGCCGGCCGACGAGATCGAGGGCGGGGCGAAGCCGCGCGCGAAGGTGGACGGCGCGCGCGAGGCCGACCAGCGCTACGCGCGCATCCTCGCGAACTTCCGGGCGCAGCGCGCCGCGGACCCGTACTCGCCCTCGGCGCCCACGCTCATCGCCCGCAAGTTCGAGCTGGAGCGCGAGCTGCCCGAGGCGCGGGTGGTCGCGATGCTGGAGGAGGTGCTGGGCGCGCCGGAGATCAAGCGCATCGCGGCGCTCATCGAGGCGCGCCTCGGGCGCAAGCTGGAGCCGTTCGACATCTGGTACCCGGGCTTCAAGCCGCGCGCGCGCCAGTCGGAGGCGGAGCTGGACACGATGACGCGCAAGCGCTACCCGACGCCGGCCGCGTTCGCGAAGGACCTCCCGAACGTGCTCCAGCGGCTCGGGTTCGCGCCGGAGAAGGCCGCCTGGCTGGCGGAGCGGATCGCGGTGGACCCGGCCCGCGGCTCGGGCCACGCCATGGGCGCGGCGCGCCGCGGCGACCAGGCCCACCTGCGCACCCGCGTCGGCCCGGACGGCATGGACTACAAGGGCTTCAACATCGCGGTCCACGAGCTGGGCCACAACGTGGAGCAGACGTTCTCGCTCTACGGCGTGGACTCGACGCTGCTGCAGGGCGTGCCGAACACCGCCTTCACCGAGGCCATCGCGTTCGTGTTCCAGGCGCGCGACCTCGAGGTGCTGGGGCTGCCGGGGCCGGGCGCGGAGGAGCAGCGGCTGCGCGCGGTGAGCGACCTGTGGGACGCCTACGAGATCTCCGGCGTGGCGCTGGTGGACCTCGGGATCTGGAAGTGGATGTACGCGCACCCGCAGGCCACCCCGGCGCAGCTCCGCGAGGCGACGCTCGGGATCGCGCGCGACGTGTGGAACCGCTGGTACGCGCCGGTGCTCGGCGCCCGCGACGTCCCGCTGCTCGCCATCTACTCGCACATCGTCTCGAACGTCCTCTACGTCCCCGACTACCCGGTGGGCCGCCTCATCTCCGCGCAGATCGAGGACCACCTCGCCGCGCTGCCGAAGGGCGCGACGCTGGGCTCGGAGGTCGAGCGGATGACCACGGTGGGCGCGGTCTCGCCCGACCTGTGGATGAAGAAGGCCACCGGCTCGCCCGTCTCCGCCACCCCGCTCGTCCGCGCCGCGGCCCGCGCGCTCGACGCGATGCCGGCGCAGGGCGCGACCGGGAGCCGCTGAGCCGGGGTCGGCCGGTCGGTCAGCGCGCGGCGCCGGCGCCCTCCCCGCGCCCGAGGCCGCGGGTCCGGCACGACGCGACGAACGCGTGCGCCTCGTCGTAGGCGCCCACGAACCAGCGGCGGCCGCCGGGCGCGTCGTCGTAGACGGCCACCGCGCGGATCCAGGCGAAGGCCGGCTCGAACTCGTCCCAGCCGACCTCGCGCATCGCCGCGGGGCAGGACTCGCCCGGCATGGCCAGCGCGAGCCGCCCGCTCGCCTCCTCGCGGCACGGGCGTGCCTCGCGGGCCTCGGCCCAGCGGCGCAGCTCGACGACGTCCTGCGTGGTGCGAAGCATGGCCTCTCCTCCGTCGCGGGGTGCCGGCCGGACATGGCGGCCGGGGCGGCCGCGCGCACGAGAAGATGCAGGGGCGCCCCGCGCGGCGCGAGCGCGGCCGGATGCGCAGCGTGGGGCATGGCCGAGAACGAGTGGACGGACGAGGCGGCCGACCGGGCGCGCGAGGCGGCCGAGCGGCGCGAGACGGGCGGGGCGAGCGTGCCCGCCGGCGGGGCGAAGGGGCCGGGAGACCTGCGGGTGCCGGGCGAGCGGCGCGAGCCGGACGACGTGCCGCCGCGGCGCGCGGGCGTGGTCCCGGCGCCCGAGCGCGAGGAGGCGCCGGAGCTGCTCGGCGAGCAGAGCGACTACCCGAGCTCGCGGCCGGATCCCGACCGCGACCCCGGCTCCTGAGCCGCGGCGGCCCCGGAGACGCGCAGCAGCGACCGCAGCAGCTCCGCGACGCCCCACGCCTGCGCCACGCAGCCGCGCGGCGTGAACGGCGGCTCGGCGTCGAACACCTCCGAGATCTGCCCGAGGCAGGCGTGGCCGAGCTCGCCGACGAGCCCGTCGAGCGCCCGCCGCGCGCCGTCGAGGTCGCCCGGGTGCACGCGCAGCCACGCGTCCACCCACGGGCCCACGAGCCAGCTCCACACCGTGCCCTGGTGGTAGGCGGCGTCGCGGGTCCGCAGGTCCCCGTGGTACGTCGCCTTGTACTCGGGGTGATCGCGGGAGAGCGAGCGCAGGCCCACCGGGGTGAGCAGCCGCTCGCGGACCGTCTCGAGCACCGGCGCCCAGCGGTCGCGCTCGAGCACCGGGCTGGGCAGCGAGATGGCGAGGAGCTGGTTGGGCCGGCAGGCGGGATCGTCCCGGCCGTCCTCGCCGTCCACCACGTCGAAGAGCTGCCGCCCCGGCGCGTTCCAGAAGCGCCGGTTGAAGGACGCGCGGGCGCGCGCGGCCGCCTCCGCCGCCGCGCGGGCGGCCTCGCCCTCCCCCTCCTCCTCGAGCCAGCGCGCCAGGTTCGCGAGCGCGTTGAACCACAGCGCGTTGATCTCGACCGCCTTGCCGCGGCGCGGGGTCACCACCCAGCCCTCCACCTTCGCGTCCATCCAGGTGAGCTGGTAGCCCTGCTCGCCCTGGCGGAGCAGCCCGTCCTGCGGGTCCACCCCGATGCCGAACCGCGTGCCGCGCTGGTGGTGCGCGACCACGTCCCGGAGCGCCGGCAGCAGCCGGCGCAGGAGCTGCCGGTCGCCGGTGGCCCGCACGTACCGGTCCACCGCGTGGAACATCCAGAGCGTGGCGTCGGCGGTGTGGTACAGCCCCTCCGCGTCGCCCTCCGGGAACAGGTTGGGGATGAGCCCGTCGCGCACGTGGCGGGCGAACGCGCGGAGGATCGCGGCGGCGTCGCGCGCGCGGCCGGTGCAGAGCGCCAGCCCCTCCAGCGAGATCATCGTGTCGCGGCCCCAGTCGGTGAACCAGTGGTAGCCGGCGATCACGGTGCGCGGCGCGTCGCCCTCCGCCCGCGCCTCCTCCTGCACCCGGCCCGCCGGCGCCACCACGAACGCGTCGGCGGCGAGCACCAGCTCGGCCGCGGGGCCCTGCCGCGCCGCCTCCGGCGCGCGCGCCAGCAGCGCCTCCCGCCGCGCGCGCTCGGCCCGGAGCGCCTCGTCGGGCGCGAGCGCGGTCACCTGGTCCCACGGCTCGGTGGACGCGACCAGCGTCACCGGCGCCTCGCGCCCGAGGTCCACGCGGAAGAAGCCGGGGCTGAACAGGTCGCCCTGCGTGTCGTAGCCGCGGCTCGCCTCCACGCGGTAGACCACCTCGGCGAGCCGCTCCTCCTCGACCGTGAACGCGGCGCGCGCGCCGTGCAGCAGCAGGCGCAGCGGCGGGAAGCGCGGGTCGTCGCCGGCGACCTCGAACCGGCCCCGCGCCGCCACCAGGCGGTAGGCCGGCACCGGCCCGGACACGGGCGCGTCGTGCGGGCGGAAGTGAACGCCGGGCCGCAGCGTGAGCCGCACCGGGCCGTCGCCGTCGAGGAGCCGGTAGGAGACGTGGACCGTGTTCTGGCCGTGCACGAGCGCCACGCGCCGCTCCAGCACCGCCCCGTCGAGCCGGTAGGTCCACACCGGCAGCCCGCCCTCGAGCCGGAAGCCGCGGAGGTGCTCGGCGCCGTGCAGCGCGAGCCCCACCGACCGCTCGTCCCCGGCCAGCCGGATGCTCCGGCCATCCGCGAGCCGGACCCGGTCGGACAGGTGCGAGAGCATCACCGCGCGCCCGACGCCCGGCAGCGCGGCCACGAGCAGCCCGTGGTACCGGCGCGTGCAGGCGCCCGCGAGCGTGCCGCTGGCGTACCCGCCCAGCCCGTTCGCGACCAGCCACTCGCGCTCCAGCAGCGCCTCGGCGCCGTCGCCCGGCGCC from Anaeromyxobacter dehalogenans 2CP-C includes:
- a CDS encoding pyridoxal-phosphate dependent enzyme; translated protein: MAYHETVLSAIGHTPLVRLQKLTGPDDATVLVKLEYLNPGGSIKDRMAVHILEKAERSGLLRPGGTIVENTSGNTGVGLAMAAAVKGYRCVFTMPDKMSKEKQDTLKAFGAKVIVTPTNVPADSPDSYYSVAKRIAAETPNSFYVNQYHSLDNVEAHYQLTAPEIWEQTGGRLDAFVAGLGTGGTMSGCGKFFKEKNPAILNVGVDPIGSVYHSMFKTGKLSHPHVYKVEGIGEDMMCGAMDLSVLDDVRQVNDADSFVMARRLAREEGVLAGGSSGAAVHVAVKLAKELGKGKVIVVPLPDGGRAYISKFYSDEWMRDNGFPVGAGGPVSAATVKDVLGRRRGEVISARKTDKVEAVVKKMKEHDISQMPVVDDTGRAIGMIHEYDLLNFLIEGKHRLTEVVEPLVQPLQGVVEPDTALARLRDIFNDDHVAVVKEGDRVTGIVTKIDLIEFLAQRLR
- a CDS encoding cystathionine gamma-synthase; amino-acid sequence: MADAETKPGFDTLAIHAGQAPDPTTGAIMTPVYLSSTYVQASPGVHKGFEYSRTRNPTRDALQGCLAALEGGRHALAFASGLAATDAILHLLQSGDHVLASDDVYGGTFRIFDKVFRRHGLEFSYVDMSDPRNVERGLRPNTRLVWIESPTNPMLKIVDLAEVARIARTHGARTVVDNTFATPYFQRPLELGIDLVAHSTTKYLNGHSDVIGGAVVTSDDALHERLAFLQNAVGGVPGPLDSFLVLRGLKTLHVRMQRHAENALALARFLDGHPQVERVTYPGLASHPQHALAARQMKGFGGMLTFVIRGGLPAARAFLEHVRIFACAESLGGVESLIEHPAIMTHASVPKETREALGIADGFIRVSAGIEAVDDLREDLERGFAAARRA
- a CDS encoding MFS transporter is translated as MSRPARDVATLFATRAVRLFAYGLLSVVLVLHLEAAGLDQPRIGALLTLTLLGDTALSLWITTRADRIGRRRMLVLGALLMVLAGAAFSATTAFPLLLLAATVGVMSPSGNEVGPFLAIELAALTEAVPSQRRTATFAWYQLAGALATALGALAGGALAGALQRRGLAPLASYRAVTALYGALGLVLAAAFLRLTPRVETAPRSAASPRAAFLGLHRSRRTVLELSALFSLDAFAGGLVVQSFVAWWFHRRFGASPATIGAIFFGANVLAGISALSASAIARRIGLVNTMVATHLPSNLLLALVPLMPTLPLAIGVLLLRFSISQMDVPTRQSYTVAVVDPDERSAAAGVTGIARTVGSALAPALAGPLYAGAGALASVPFLLAGGLKVLYDLLLWRRFRALRPPEER
- a CDS encoding MDR family MFS transporter, with the translated sequence MRRTHRGLTVVALLLGMFLAAMEMTVVSTAMPSVVGELGGLALYAWAFAAYMLTATVSVPIYGKLADLKGRKVVMLFGLALFVASSIACGMARSMEALVAARALQGLGAGAIQPVTLTIAGDLFEPEERARIQGVFGAVWGLAGLVGPLLGGAIVHLASWRWVFWLNVPFGLGSALVLALVYHERPERHAHRLDVAGAALLSIAVVSALLAVRSPATGLLALPLGAVALAAFLAVERRAPEPLLPLDLFRDRVIAVSSAANALLGAAMLGMVTFVPLWVQSVLGGTPTQAGSAIAPMAVGWPICSALSGRLLPRTGYRALVRAGMGLTAVAAGALALLLRPGVPLLVPQALAFAYGAGMGLASTPLVIAVQASVPWNRRGVATATTMFFRTIGGTLSVGVLGGVLAHALASGGADGALVSRLLGPERASIDAGVLAPLAGALQGAMGRIFAAVAVIAGAAFAVGLRFPRLALAARTPERAGAPPAPDRP
- a CDS encoding YgaP family membrane protein, translating into MTAERGVRILAGTFVLVSLLLGAQASPLFVNASWLWLTVFVGANLFQSGFTGFCPAEIIMRKAGLRGAPVPAPSQR
- a CDS encoding amylo-alpha-1,6-glucosidase, with protein sequence MIELPVRQGWAPGDGAEALLEREWLVANGLGGYASGTLAGACTRRYHGLLVAALPGVGRAVMLSHLSDRVRLADGRSIRLAGDERSVGLALHGAEHLRGFRLEGGLPVWTYRLDGAVLERRVALVHGQNTVHVSYRLLDGDGPVRLTLRPGVHFRPHDAPVSGPVPAYRLVAARGRFEVAGDDPRFPPLRLLLHGARAAFTVEEERLAEVVYRVEASRGYDTQGDLFSPGFFRVDLGREAPVTLVASTEPWDQVTALAPDEALRAERARREALLARAPEAARQGPAAELVLAADAFVVAPAGRVQEEARAEGDAPRTVIAGYHWFTDWGRDTMISLEGLALCTGRARDAAAILRAFARHVRDGLIPNLFPEGDAEGLYHTADATLWMFHAVDRYVRATGDRQLLRRLLPALRDVVAHHQRGTRFGIGVDPQDGLLRQGEQGYQLTWMDAKVEGWVVTPRRGKAVEINALWFNALANLARWLEEEGEGEAARAAAEAAARARASFNRRFWNAPGRQLFDVVDGEDGRDDPACRPNQLLAISLPSPVLERDRWAPVLETVRERLLTPVGLRSLSRDHPEYKATYHGDLRTRDAAYHQGTVWSWLVGPWVDAWLRVHPGDLDGARRALDGLVGELGHACLGQISEVFDAEPPFTPRGCVAQAWGVAELLRSLLRVSGAAAAQEPGSRSGSGRELG